One Euphorbia lathyris chromosome 1, ddEupLath1.1, whole genome shotgun sequence DNA segment encodes these proteins:
- the LOC136219293 gene encoding RING-H2 finger protein ATL54-like, whose amino-acid sequence MDTVRRKLLYDTVNYTVGCIAECNPIDDYCNTDCCDFSLLKCTASRVPPFPPASPQHTLPKRFLVLALVLGITVISLLCLTIYYKFYSGPCMRRRRRDPKQRRSEIREESLDEDRGPVLDHLIWYINTVGLQPSVINSISVCKFKKGDSLVEGADCAVCLSEFEEDETLRLLPKCNHASHIPCIDTWLRSHTNCPMCRAPIVVPNPIAEGSASGVAGVVKEAQIGVSETESGDGELRIQIEEGEGDDLNSQDEQDRRKGIEEEEEGIQPMRR is encoded by the coding sequence ATGGATACGGTACGCAGAAAGCTATTATATGACACTGTCAACTATACTGTTGGTTGTATAGCAGAATGCAATCCTATCGATGATTACTGTAATACCGATTGTTGTGATTTTTCTTTACTCAAATGCACAGCATCTAGAGTTCCTCCTTTTCCACCAGCATCTCCACAGCATACGCTTCCCAAAAGATTCTTAGTCCTCGCTCTTGTTCTCGGTATAACTGTGATTTCTCTTCTTTGTTTGACGATTTATTACAAATTCTATTCAGGGCCTTGTATGAGGAGAAGAAGGAGGGATCCAAAGCAACGAAGAAGTGAAATCCGTGAGGAATCTCTTGATGAAGACCGTGGACCTGTGCTTGATCATCTGATTTGGTATATAAACACTGTGGGTTTACAGCCATCTGTGATTAATTCGATTAGTGTTTGTAAGTTTAAGAAAGGAGACAGTCTTGTTGAAGGAGCTGATTGTGCTGTTTGTTTGAGTGAAtttgaagaagatgaaactCTTCGGCTTTTGCCTAAGTGTAATCATGCTTCTCACATCCCTTGTATTGATACTTGGCTCAGATCTCATACTAATTGCCCTATGTGTCGAGCTCCGATTGTTGTTCCGAATCCAATTGCAGAAGGTTCAGCTAGTGGTGTCGCGGGAGTAGTAAAAGAAGCACAAATTGGGGTTTCGGAAACTGAAAGTGGAGATGGTGAATTGAGGATTCAAATTGAAGAAGGGGAAGGGGATGATTTGAATTCACAGGATGAACAGGATAGAAGAAAAGGAattgaagaggaggaggaggggaTTCAGCCAATGAGAAGGTGA
- the LOC136210831 gene encoding probable E3 ubiquitin-protein ligase RHB1A, which translates to MGACCCCSSKGAELNTAPAYYYYPRASEEHVPLSSRHAAASTMSTGLLVDTNLDTSVPDAYRPPPPPIPFDVAPRRPQTPQRPQEMTCDKDDGAVPTTNSGSVQGTTCINSREASVECDDLKGSDCKVQTDLEIDPVKEKEVELSKSVGPIVSATEEEDVCPTCLEEYDEENPRITTKCEHHFHLACIFEWMERSDTCPVCDKVMIIDPPID; encoded by the exons ATGGGAGCTTGTTGCTGCTGTTCCTCCAAGGGAGCTGAACTGAATACTGCTCCGGCTTATTATTAT TACCCAAGAGCATCAGAAGAGCATGTACCATTATCGTCTCGCCATGCTGCTGCGTCTACCATGTCGACAGGACTCCTAGTCGACACAAACCTTGACACATCAGTCCCTGATGCTTATAGGCCGCCTCCTCCACCTATACCCTTTGATGTGGCTCCCAGACGCCCTCAGACTCCACAACGGCCTCAGGAGATGACATGTGATAAAGATGATGGAGCTGTCCCTACCACAAATTCTGGTTCTGTTCAAGGAACAACTTGCATAAATTCTCGAGAAGCTTCTGTTGAGTGTGATGATTTGAAGGGCTCAGATTGTAAAGTACAAACAGATTTGGAAATTGATCCCGTGAAGGAGAAAGAAGTTGAGCTCTCGAAGTCAGTTGGACCTATTGTTTCAGCAACAGAGGAGGAGGATGTATGCCCTACCTGTTTGGAAG AATATGATGAAGAGAATCCAAGAATTACAACAAAGTGTGAGCACCATTTTCATCTTGCATGCATTTTCGAGTGGATGGAAAGAAGTGATACCTGCCCGGTTTGTGATAAG GTAATGATAATCGACCCTCCAATTGATTAG